One stretch of Bacillaceae bacterium S4-13-56 DNA includes these proteins:
- a CDS encoding recombinase family protein gives MFFASRGDYLFQKNVTVDTLQSKVIRNQGEEPQYYVENHHELIIKPKDWDRVQDILEERKKGFIKDGHQKYEKDEMKNEAFIEKLYCGECGYLIGHRRHVERRWKKPMETHFWVCCRHDQ, from the coding sequence ATCTTTTTCGCATCAAGGGGGGATTATTTATTTCAAAAAAATGTGACAGTCGATACCTTGCAATCCAAGGTCATTCGTAATCAGGGTGAGGAACCTCAGTATTATGTTGAAAACCATCATGAGCTGATCATTAAGCCAAAGGACTGGGACCGGGTTCAGGATATTTTAGAAGAACGGAAAAAAGGATTTATCAAAGATGGACATCAGAAGTATGAAAAAGATGAAATGAAAAATGAAGCTTTTATAGAAAAACTGTATTGTGGTGAATGTGGATATTTGATTGGGCATAGACGGCATGTAGAGAGACGATGGAAAAAACCAATGGAAACACACTTCTGGGTGTGCTGTCGCCATGATCAGTGA